A window of Halomonas sp. GFAJ-1 contains these coding sequences:
- a CDS encoding phosphopentomutase, whose protein sequence is MPRAVVLVLDSFGIGSAPDADKFGDQGSDTLGHIAAACARGEADTAGRSGPLMLPNMAALGLFHAHRDATGSVAEGVNLPEQLTGAYAHAKEISSGKDTPSGHWEIAGVPVRFDWGYFLDKTDSFPLELLDAIIREAELTGVIGNCHASGTEIIARLGEEHIATGKPIVYTSADSVFQIAAHEEHFGLERLYALCETVRELLESYNIGRVIARPFIGDDSKSFARTGNRRDYSVEPPSPTVLQKLADAGGEVVSIGKIADIYAHCGITHKVKASGHDALMDATLTEVARTANDARDRSTMIMTNFVDFDSVYGHRRDVPGYAAALEHFDARLPELLAALNDDDLLLLTADHGCDPSWEGTEHTREYVPVMVRGAGFAPGPLGERGTFADIGQTLAAFFAVEAMEDGESFLPNAA, encoded by the coding sequence ATGCCCCGCGCCGTTGTCTTAGTGCTTGATTCCTTTGGAATTGGCAGCGCCCCAGATGCTGACAAATTTGGCGACCAGGGTTCGGACACCCTGGGCCACATCGCCGCCGCCTGCGCCCGTGGCGAGGCAGATACAGCTGGGCGTTCTGGCCCGCTGATGCTGCCCAACATGGCTGCGCTCGGCCTGTTTCACGCCCACCGTGATGCCACCGGCAGCGTGGCGGAAGGCGTGAATTTGCCCGAACAGCTAACGGGCGCTTACGCCCACGCCAAAGAGATCTCCAGCGGTAAAGACACCCCTTCCGGCCACTGGGAAATTGCCGGTGTGCCGGTGCGCTTTGACTGGGGCTACTTTCTCGATAAAACCGACAGCTTTCCCCTGGAGCTACTGGATGCCATCATCCGTGAGGCAGAGCTGACGGGCGTAATCGGCAACTGTCACGCCTCAGGCACCGAAATTATTGCTCGCCTGGGCGAAGAGCATATCGCTACCGGCAAACCGATTGTGTATACCTCCGCAGACTCCGTGTTCCAGATTGCTGCCCACGAAGAGCACTTTGGCCTAGAGCGCCTCTACGCCTTATGTGAAACCGTGCGCGAGCTGCTGGAGTCCTACAACATTGGCCGAGTGATCGCCCGCCCGTTTATTGGCGATGACAGCAAAAGCTTTGCGCGCACCGGCAACCGCCGCGACTACAGCGTCGAGCCGCCCAGCCCCACCGTGCTGCAAAAGCTCGCTGATGCCGGTGGTGAAGTAGTATCGATTGGCAAGATCGCCGATATCTACGCCCACTGCGGCATTACCCACAAGGTCAAAGCCAGCGGCCATGACGCGCTCATGGACGCCACCTTGACCGAAGTGGCGCGCACCGCTAATGACGCCCGCGACCGCTCGACCATGATCATGACCAACTTCGTGGATTTCGATTCGGTCTATGGCCACCGCCGCGACGTACCGGGCTACGCCGCAGCGCTGGAGCACTTCGATGCCCGCCTGCCGGAGCTGCTCGCCGCCCTTAACGATGACGATTTACTGCTGCTCACCGCCGACCACGGCTGCGACCCCAGCTGGGAAGGCACCGAGCACACCCGCGAGTACGTGCCGGTAATGGTGCGCGGCGCAGGCTTCGCCCCCGGCCCCCTGGGCGAGCGTGGCACCTTTGCCGACATCGGCCAAACGCTGGCGGCCTTCTTCGCGGTTGAAGCGATGGAAGATGGCGAGAGCTTCTTACCCAACGCGGCCTAA
- a CDS encoding thymidine phosphorylase: MPSNASHHALLPQELIRLKRDGQPLPAEEIKAFVQGIADDRISDAQIGAFTMSVFLNGMSREEVVALTTATRDSGHVMQWDSLNLPGPIVDKHSTGGVGDLVSLVLGPWVAACGAFVPMISGRGLGHTGGTLDKLESIPGYNPYPAPERFSEVVKSTGVAIIGQTGNLAPADKRIYGVRDVTATVESIPLITASILGKKLASGLDALVMDVKVGSGAFMPTPEKSRELAKSIANVATQAGTPTTALLTDMSQPLAPCAGNAVEIVETLALLRGDRANSRVMQVTRELAVEMLIAGKLVANREDALAKLEKALTSGAAAEVFARMVRELGGPADFMERPDSYLATAPVIQAVYPEQSGIVQRFDTRAVGMSVVELGGGRLRNDASVDHSVGFSDIVEIGDRVDSQRPLAIVHARTEDAATRAAAQLRAAVTLGDADASADTLLQETFRGEA, from the coding sequence ATGCCGTCTAACGCTTCTCACCACGCCCTGCTCCCCCAAGAACTGATTCGCCTGAAGCGCGACGGCCAGCCGCTGCCCGCTGAAGAGATCAAAGCCTTCGTCCAAGGCATTGCCGACGACCGCATCAGCGACGCACAGATTGGCGCCTTCACCATGTCGGTATTTTTAAACGGCATGAGCCGTGAAGAAGTTGTGGCGCTGACCACGGCCACCCGCGACTCCGGCCACGTGATGCAGTGGGATTCGCTCAACCTGCCGGGCCCCATTGTGGACAAACACTCCACCGGCGGCGTGGGCGACTTGGTATCGCTGGTGCTTGGCCCGTGGGTCGCCGCCTGCGGCGCGTTCGTGCCGATGATTTCCGGCCGTGGCCTGGGCCACACCGGCGGCACCCTGGACAAGCTGGAATCGATCCCCGGCTACAACCCCTACCCCGCACCGGAACGCTTCAGCGAGGTGGTGAAATCCACCGGCGTGGCGATTATCGGCCAAACCGGCAACCTCGCCCCAGCAGATAAGCGCATCTACGGCGTGCGTGATGTCACCGCCACCGTGGAATCCATTCCGCTGATTACGGCGTCTATCTTGGGCAAGAAGCTGGCTTCTGGCCTGGACGCCCTGGTGATGGACGTTAAAGTGGGCAGCGGCGCGTTTATGCCCACCCCGGAAAAATCCCGCGAGCTGGCGAAAAGTATCGCCAACGTCGCCACCCAAGCGGGCACACCCACCACCGCGCTGCTCACCGACATGAGCCAGCCGCTGGCCCCTTGTGCCGGTAACGCGGTAGAGATCGTTGAGACGTTGGCACTACTGCGCGGCGATCGCGCCAACAGCCGCGTGATGCAGGTCACCCGCGAACTCGCCGTTGAGATGCTGATTGCTGGCAAGCTGGTGGCTAACCGCGAAGATGCACTCGCCAAGCTAGAGAAAGCGCTGACTTCTGGCGCGGCGGCTGAGGTGTTTGCCCGCATGGTGCGCGAGCTGGGCGGCCCCGCCGACTTTATGGAGCGACCAGACAGCTACTTAGCGACCGCCCCGGTTATTCAAGCGGTATACCCCGAGCAGAGCGGTATCGTGCAGCGCTTTGATACCCGCGCCGTGGGCATGAGCGTGGTGGAGCTGGGCGGCGGTCGCCTGCGTAACGATGCCAGCGTCGATCACAGCGTGGGCTTTAGCGATATTGTTGAAATCGGCGACCGTGTGGATAGCCAGCGCCCGCTAGCCATCGTTCACGCCCGCACAGAAGACGCCGCCACACGCGCGGCTGCGCAACTTCGTGCGGCAGTCACGCTTGGGGATGCCGACGCCAGCGCCGACACCCTGCTGCAAGAGACCTTTCGAGGAGAAGCCTAA